From a region of the Microterricola gilva genome:
- a CDS encoding sensor histidine kinase, giving the protein MSTLSDLVLAQGRSSQVDVDWLHMLVADGQLIADLAFADIVLWVPTETGSFVAVAHARPSSAATLFYRDFVGQEIKAEWRKQVTEAFETAQIVDNTAPDWYEETPTRVKAIPVMRRLSASGSAVAPDPVAVMTRHTNLSEARTPSRQELTFNDCASELFAMIATGDFPDLGAPTGPRRGAPRASDGLIRLDVDGITTFASPNALSAFNRMGFVDELEGESLAEVTTKLLPGKLVVDESLPLVVTGRAPWRTDIEARGVTVGLRAIPIRNRGERIGAIVLCRDVTELRHQERELITKDATIREIHHRVKNNLQTVASLLRIQARRGRSEEAREALAQAMRRVAAIAVVHDTLSEGLSQNVDFDAVFDRVLLLVAEVASAHNTTVHPKSSGTFGVLPSEYATPLALALTELVTNAVEHGLAGREGEVEIIAERDEETLTVRVRDTGSGLPEGKVGSGLGTQIVRTLIQGELGGTIDWHTVLGSGTEVTIEIPLRWLDKRQN; this is encoded by the coding sequence GTGTCGACGCTCAGTGATCTCGTACTTGCCCAGGGCCGCAGCAGCCAAGTTGATGTTGACTGGCTGCACATGTTGGTGGCCGACGGTCAGCTCATAGCCGACCTCGCCTTCGCCGACATCGTGCTGTGGGTGCCGACGGAGACGGGGAGCTTCGTCGCCGTCGCCCACGCCAGGCCCTCCAGCGCCGCGACGCTGTTCTACCGCGACTTCGTCGGTCAGGAGATCAAGGCCGAATGGCGCAAGCAGGTGACGGAGGCCTTCGAGACGGCGCAGATCGTCGACAACACCGCACCGGATTGGTACGAGGAGACACCGACCCGCGTGAAGGCCATCCCCGTGATGCGCCGCCTCTCGGCATCCGGCTCGGCCGTCGCACCCGACCCCGTCGCCGTGATGACCAGGCACACCAACCTCAGCGAGGCCCGCACCCCGAGCCGCCAGGAGCTGACCTTCAACGACTGCGCCAGCGAGCTCTTCGCGATGATCGCAACGGGGGACTTCCCCGACCTCGGCGCGCCGACGGGGCCGAGGCGTGGGGCGCCCCGTGCATCGGACGGGCTGATCCGGCTCGACGTCGACGGCATCACGACCTTCGCCAGCCCGAACGCCCTCTCGGCGTTCAACCGCATGGGCTTCGTCGACGAGCTCGAGGGCGAGTCGCTGGCCGAGGTCACGACCAAGTTGCTTCCCGGCAAGCTCGTCGTCGACGAGTCGCTGCCGCTCGTCGTCACGGGCCGGGCACCGTGGCGCACCGACATCGAGGCGCGCGGGGTCACCGTTGGCCTCAGGGCGATCCCGATCCGCAACCGGGGGGAGCGCATCGGCGCGATCGTGCTCTGCCGCGACGTGACGGAGCTGCGGCACCAGGAACGCGAGCTGATCACCAAGGACGCCACAATCCGTGAGATCCACCACCGGGTGAAGAACAACCTGCAGACGGTCGCGTCGCTGCTGCGCATCCAGGCCCGTCGCGGGCGTTCGGAGGAGGCGAGGGAGGCGCTGGCCCAGGCCATGCGCCGCGTCGCGGCGATCGCCGTCGTGCACGACACCCTCTCGGAGGGGCTCAGCCAGAACGTCGACTTCGACGCCGTATTCGACCGCGTGCTGCTGCTCGTCGCCGAGGTCGCCTCGGCCCACAACACCACCGTCCACCCCAAATCGAGCGGCACATTCGGCGTGCTGCCGAGCGAGTATGCGACGCCGTTGGCCCTCGCCCTGACCGAGCTCGTGACGAACGCGGTCGAGCACGGCCTCGCGGGTCGCGAGGGCGAGGTCGAGATCATCGCAGAGCGGGATGAGGAGACGCTCACCGTGCGGGTGCGCGACACCGGCTCCGGTCTTCCGGAGGGCAAGGTCGGGTCCGGCCTCGGTACCCAGATCGTGCGCACGCTGATCCAGGGCGAACTGGGCGGAACCATCGACTGGCACACCGTTCTCGGCAGCGGCACAGAAGTGACGATCGAGATCCCGCTGCGCTGGCTCGACAAACGCCAGAACTAG
- the aroA gene encoding 3-phosphoshikimate 1-carboxyvinyltransferase encodes MLISRYSKPDFDPYGENSPEPEDTLWPAPTASVPTSAVLSLPGSKSLTNRELVLSALADGPSRLRAPLHSRDSDLMVEALRELGTVIETVAGDGEYGPDLLITPAEELSGSTTIDCGLAGTVMRFLPPLAGLALGPTTFDGDEAARRRPMATTISSLRALGVDINDDGRPVLPFTVHGSGHIEGGEITIDASLSSQFVSGLLLAAARFDNGLTLSHSGERLPSMPHIEMTIQTLAARGVTVDSPAPGTWIVAPGPIAAADVAIEPDLSNAAPFLAAALVTGGSVTITGWPSETTQIGARLADLLPLFGATVSRGGDRLTVTGGDGIRGVTLDLPEGGELVPNLVALAALASEPSTITGIGHIRHHETDRLAALVTEINKLGGNVTELEDGLHIEPAELHGGTWLSYEDHRMATTGAIIGLAVAGVEIEDIGTTSKTLPQFTELWHAMLSGHGA; translated from the coding sequence ATGCTGATCTCGAGATATTCCAAGCCCGACTTCGATCCGTACGGCGAAAACAGCCCGGAGCCCGAAGACACGCTCTGGCCCGCGCCAACGGCGTCGGTGCCGACGAGCGCGGTTCTCTCGCTCCCCGGCTCCAAGTCACTGACCAACCGCGAGCTCGTGCTCTCCGCCCTGGCCGACGGTCCCTCGCGGCTGCGTGCACCGCTGCACTCGCGCGACAGCGACCTCATGGTCGAGGCGCTGCGCGAGCTCGGCACCGTGATCGAGACCGTGGCAGGCGATGGCGAGTACGGTCCAGACCTCCTCATCACCCCAGCCGAGGAGCTCAGCGGCAGCACAACGATCGACTGCGGGCTCGCCGGAACGGTGATGCGCTTCCTGCCTCCGCTGGCCGGTCTCGCGCTCGGACCGACGACCTTCGACGGTGACGAGGCCGCCCGCCGCCGCCCGATGGCCACGACGATCAGCTCGCTGCGCGCGCTCGGCGTCGACATCAACGACGACGGCCGCCCCGTCCTGCCGTTCACCGTGCACGGATCCGGCCACATCGAGGGCGGCGAGATCACCATCGACGCCTCGCTGTCCAGCCAGTTCGTCTCCGGCCTGCTGCTGGCCGCCGCCCGGTTCGACAACGGCCTCACCCTCAGCCACTCCGGTGAGCGCCTGCCGAGCATGCCGCACATCGAGATGACGATTCAGACGCTGGCCGCGCGCGGCGTCACGGTGGACTCCCCCGCACCCGGCACGTGGATCGTGGCCCCCGGCCCGATTGCCGCCGCGGATGTCGCCATCGAGCCCGACCTGTCCAACGCCGCGCCGTTCCTGGCGGCAGCCCTCGTCACAGGTGGCTCCGTCACGATCACGGGCTGGCCGAGCGAGACCACCCAGATCGGCGCGCGACTGGCCGATCTGCTGCCACTGTTCGGCGCCACCGTGAGCCGCGGCGGCGACCGTCTCACCGTGACCGGTGGCGACGGAATCCGCGGCGTCACCCTGGATCTGCCGGAGGGCGGCGAACTCGTGCCGAACCTCGTCGCGCTCGCCGCGCTGGCGTCCGAGCCGAGCACGATCACCGGAATCGGGCACATCCGCCACCACGAGACCGACCGGCTCGCCGCCCTCGTCACCGAGATCAACAAGCTCGGCGGCAACGTCACCGAGCTCGAGGATGGCCTGCACATCGAGCCGGCCGAGCTGCACGGCGGCACCTGGCTGAGCTACGAAGACCACCGCATGGCGACGACGGGCGCGATCATCGGGCTGGCCGTCGCGGGCGTCGAGATCGAGGACATCGGCACGACCAGCAAGACGCTGCCGCAGTTCACCGAGCTCTGGCACGCCATGCTCAGCGGTCACGGCGCCTGA
- the bcp gene encoding thioredoxin-dependent thiol peroxidase, with protein sequence MTESVRLEPGQPAPDFTLDDQNGAPVSLSAYRGQKVVLYFYPAAMTPACTTQSCDFRDSLGSLAAAGYQVIGVSKDSVATLAEFAERDALTFPLLSDEDLTVHTLYGAWGEKNSYGRIVTGTLRSTFVIDEDGRISHTFYNTKATGHVAMLRKRLKITS encoded by the coding sequence ATGACCGAATCTGTGCGCCTCGAGCCCGGCCAGCCCGCCCCCGACTTCACCCTCGACGACCAGAACGGTGCTCCGGTCTCGCTGTCCGCGTACCGCGGCCAGAAGGTGGTGCTCTACTTCTACCCGGCAGCGATGACTCCGGCATGCACCACCCAGAGCTGCGATTTCCGCGACAGCCTCGGCTCGCTCGCGGCCGCCGGCTACCAGGTGATCGGCGTCTCCAAGGATTCGGTCGCGACGCTGGCCGAGTTCGCCGAGCGCGATGCGCTGACGTTCCCGTTGCTCAGCGATGAGGACCTCACGGTGCACACCCTCTACGGCGCGTGGGGTGAGAAGAACAGCTACGGCCGGATCGTCACAGGCACGCTGCGTTCCACCTTCGTGATCGACGAGGACGGGCGCATCTCGCACACCTTCTACAACACCAAAGCCACGGGCCACGTGGCGATGCTGCGCAAGCGCCTGAAGATCACGAGCTGA
- a CDS encoding sigma-70 family RNA polymerase sigma factor: MTTDSTEADSAGAEALGAATPDLSALFEEQALPFIDQLYGAALRMTKNPSDAQDLVQETFVKAFAAFKQFEQGTNLKAWLYRILTNTFINTYRKKQREPYQGTIDDLEDWQMGGAESTTASSSRSAEAEAIDHLPDSAVKDALQSLPEDFRLAVYFADVEGFSYQEIADMMKTPIGTVMSRLHRGRRMLREMLAGYALEQGIGRATTDTGATAPRSKK, encoded by the coding sequence ATGACCACCGACTCCACTGAAGCCGATTCCGCTGGCGCCGAGGCGCTCGGCGCGGCAACTCCTGACCTCAGCGCGCTGTTCGAAGAGCAGGCACTTCCGTTCATCGACCAGCTCTACGGTGCTGCTCTGCGGATGACGAAGAATCCCTCCGACGCGCAGGACCTCGTTCAGGAGACCTTCGTCAAGGCCTTCGCTGCGTTCAAGCAGTTCGAGCAGGGCACGAACCTCAAAGCGTGGCTCTACCGGATCCTGACGAACACGTTCATCAACACCTACCGCAAGAAGCAGCGCGAGCCGTATCAGGGCACGATCGACGACCTCGAAGACTGGCAGATGGGCGGCGCGGAGTCGACAACCGCCAGCTCGAGCCGCTCGGCGGAGGCCGAGGCGATCGACCACCTGCCTGACAGCGCAGTGAAGGACGCGCTGCAGTCGCTGCCGGAGGATTTCCGCCTCGCCGTGTACTTCGCCGACGTCGAAGGCTTCTCCTATCAGGAGATCGCCGACATGATGAAGACCCCCATCGGCACCGTCATGAGCCGCCTGCACCGCGGCCGACGGATGCTGCGCGAGATGCTGGCCGGTTACGCCCTCGAGCAGGGCATCGGCCGCGCCACAACAGACACCGGTGCCACAGCGCCAAGGAGCAAAAAATGA
- a CDS encoding zf-HC2 domain-containing protein, with product MTDCGCEKAKAELEEYLHNELCSTDAADIREHLANCAECTTEHLVGQVLTEAVQRACKESAPEDLRDQVLARLRLSQQHA from the coding sequence ATGACCGATTGCGGATGCGAGAAAGCCAAGGCTGAACTCGAGGAGTATCTGCACAATGAGTTGTGCAGCACGGATGCCGCAGACATCCGCGAGCACCTCGCGAACTGCGCAGAGTGCACGACGGAGCACCTCGTCGGCCAGGTCCTGACCGAGGCCGTCCAGCGGGCGTGCAAGGAGAGCGCGCCGGAAGACCTGCGCGACCAGGTTCTCGCGCGTCTGCGCCTCAGCCAGCAGCACGCCTAG
- a CDS encoding PGPGW domain-containing protein codes for MSEQSSARRVGAAFGRATSTAAHGARRVIRSNQTVNSVYRTGVGVVGGGTVALGIVLMPLPGPGALIALGGLGILATEFEGAKKVSRTANTAVGKGVAAAKAAKARRDASRASAARPAPE; via the coding sequence ATGAGCGAGCAGAGCAGCGCGAGGCGCGTCGGAGCGGCGTTCGGGCGCGCCACGAGCACGGCCGCGCACGGCGCACGGCGCGTCATCCGGAGCAACCAAACCGTGAATTCGGTCTACCGGACGGGGGTTGGTGTCGTCGGCGGTGGCACGGTCGCGCTCGGAATCGTTCTGATGCCGCTGCCGGGGCCCGGTGCCCTGATCGCTCTCGGCGGCCTGGGCATCCTCGCGACGGAGTTCGAGGGCGCCAAGAAGGTGAGCCGCACCGCGAACACGGCCGTCGGCAAGGGCGTCGCCGCCGCGAAGGCGGCGAAGGCCCGCAGGGACGCGTCCAGGGCGTCAGCGGCGCGACCAGCGCCGGAGTAG
- a CDS encoding AAA family ATPase, which produces MASLVLGLDARAEDRLLADMIEHGHSVAARLGSAREIIAALDEHRPNAVIVSATRMTLGSDLLAACDRRGIRVIALAADAAERRHAAVLGLHEVVAADAAWPEVEELLGAGIPVPLRAAAEHPARGRGTVIAVWGPAGGPGRSTIAVNIAAEIAASGHSVVLADADSYGGSIAPLLGMLDEAPGFAAACRLGGTGSLSGAELERIAQRYDSPHGSFAVLTGIGRAARWPELGADRVAASIEACRNWREYVVVDVGFCLEDDEEISSDLFAPRRNAATLAVLAAADRVVAVGLADPLGLSRFLRAVPALGEAAANAQITVLLNRVRASAIGLDPHAQLRNTLRRFGGIEEATLVPHDLNALDAAVLDGRTLRDAAPRSPVRTALAALVLEQFVPAPAPQRRPSWRPRARRAAAAALSPAQ; this is translated from the coding sequence ATGGCCAGCCTCGTGCTCGGGCTCGACGCCAGGGCGGAAGACCGCCTCCTGGCGGACATGATCGAGCACGGCCACAGCGTCGCGGCCAGGCTCGGCTCCGCGCGCGAGATCATCGCAGCCCTCGATGAGCACCGGCCGAATGCCGTCATCGTCTCCGCGACCCGGATGACGTTGGGGTCCGATCTGCTTGCTGCCTGTGATCGGCGCGGCATCCGGGTGATCGCGCTCGCCGCCGACGCCGCCGAACGTCGACACGCCGCCGTGCTCGGCCTGCACGAGGTCGTCGCCGCCGATGCGGCGTGGCCGGAGGTCGAGGAGCTGCTGGGCGCGGGAATCCCGGTGCCGTTGCGGGCGGCCGCCGAGCATCCCGCGCGCGGGCGCGGAACGGTGATCGCCGTGTGGGGGCCTGCCGGTGGACCAGGGCGCAGCACCATCGCCGTGAACATCGCCGCCGAGATCGCGGCGAGCGGGCACTCCGTCGTGCTGGCCGATGCCGACAGCTACGGCGGCAGCATCGCGCCTCTTCTGGGCATGCTCGATGAGGCCCCCGGCTTCGCGGCCGCGTGCAGGCTGGGCGGCACCGGCAGCCTGAGCGGGGCCGAACTGGAGCGTATCGCGCAGCGCTACGACTCGCCCCATGGCTCGTTCGCTGTGCTCACCGGGATCGGTCGTGCCGCGCGCTGGCCGGAACTCGGGGCCGACAGGGTCGCAGCGAGCATCGAGGCCTGCCGGAACTGGCGCGAGTATGTCGTCGTCGACGTCGGATTCTGTCTGGAGGACGACGAGGAGATCTCGAGCGATCTGTTCGCCCCGCGCCGGAACGCGGCGACGCTCGCGGTGCTCGCGGCAGCCGATCGGGTCGTCGCGGTCGGGCTGGCCGATCCGCTCGGTCTGTCCCGCTTCCTGCGCGCAGTCCCCGCCCTCGGCGAGGCCGCGGCGAACGCTCAGATCACCGTGCTGCTGAACCGGGTGCGCGCCAGCGCGATCGGCCTGGACCCGCATGCACAACTGCGCAACACGCTGCGCCGCTTCGGAGGGATCGAGGAGGCCACCCTCGTGCCGCACGATCTGAATGCGCTCGACGCGGCCGTGCTCGACGGCCGGACGCTGCGTGATGCCGCGCCGCGCTCGCCGGTGCGCACAGCGCTTGCCGCCCTCGTGCTTGAGCAGTTCGTTCCTGCACCCGCGCCGCAGCGCCGCCCATCGTGGCGGCCGCGAGCACGGCGGGCAGCGGCCGCGGCGTTGTCGCCCGCGCAGTGA
- a CDS encoding WhiB family transcriptional regulator — MDWRDKAACLTADPELFFPVGNTGPAVDQIEKAKTVCGRCNVTEICLQYALETGQDSGVWGGLSEDERRALKRRAARARRAS, encoded by the coding sequence ATGGATTGGCGCGATAAAGCTGCCTGCCTCACAGCCGACCCCGAGCTGTTCTTCCCCGTTGGGAACACCGGACCGGCCGTCGACCAGATCGAGAAGGCGAAGACCGTCTGCGGTCGATGCAATGTGACCGAGATCTGCTTGCAGTACGCGCTCGAGACCGGTCAGGACTCCGGCGTCTGGGGTGGCCTCAGCGAAGACGAGCGCCGCGCGCTCAAGCGCCGCGCCGCACGCGCACGCCGCGCCTCCTAG
- the rsgA gene encoding ribosome small subunit-dependent GTPase A translates to MSWWSDDADDDEPEFDESAVRVRPNRKGNRPRTKTRPEHNDAVTGRVLGVDRGRYTVLLDENTPDERQVTSARASELRKKAVVTGDRVDIVGDTSGAEGSLSRIVRIQPRVTLLRRSADDTDAVERVIVANADQMLIVVAAANPEPRIRLVDRYLVAAYDAGITPILCITKTDLADPAEFLANFAGLEFQVFTSRSDEMPLDAIGAALVGHDTVFVGHSGVGKSTLVNALVPDAKRAVGVVNTVTGRGRHTSSSTVSLRLETDAGRGWVIDTPGVRSFGLGHINTDNILKAFTDLAAIAEDCPRGCSHLPDAPDCAIMEAVEAGRLGDAGAARLDSLQRLLATFAPSNRTVSTER, encoded by the coding sequence ATGAGCTGGTGGAGCGATGACGCCGACGATGACGAGCCCGAGTTCGATGAATCCGCCGTGCGGGTTCGCCCCAACCGCAAGGGCAACCGCCCACGCACCAAGACCAGGCCGGAGCACAACGACGCCGTGACCGGCCGCGTGCTCGGCGTCGACCGCGGCCGTTACACGGTGCTGCTCGACGAGAACACGCCGGACGAGCGCCAGGTCACCTCCGCGCGCGCCAGCGAACTGCGCAAGAAGGCCGTCGTCACCGGCGACCGCGTCGACATCGTCGGCGACACCTCCGGCGCGGAGGGCAGCCTCAGCCGCATCGTGCGCATCCAGCCCCGCGTCACCCTGCTGCGCCGCAGCGCAGACGACACCGATGCCGTCGAGCGCGTGATCGTCGCCAACGCGGACCAGATGCTCATCGTCGTCGCTGCGGCCAACCCGGAGCCGCGCATCCGCCTCGTCGACCGCTACCTGGTCGCCGCCTACGACGCCGGGATCACACCGATCCTCTGCATCACCAAGACCGACCTCGCCGATCCGGCCGAGTTCCTGGCGAACTTCGCCGGGCTCGAGTTCCAGGTGTTCACGAGCCGGAGTGACGAGATGCCGCTCGACGCCATCGGCGCGGCCCTCGTCGGCCACGACACCGTGTTCGTCGGCCACTCCGGCGTCGGCAAGTCGACGCTGGTCAACGCGCTGGTCCCCGACGCCAAACGCGCCGTCGGCGTCGTCAACACCGTCACGGGGCGCGGCAGGCACACCTCCTCCTCGACGGTGTCGCTGCGCCTCGAGACGGATGCCGGCCGCGGCTGGGTCATCGACACCCCCGGCGTGCGCTCCTTCGGGCTCGGCCACATCAACACGGACAACATCCTGAAGGCGTTCACCGACCTCGCCGCCATCGCCGAGGACTGCCCGCGCGGCTGCAGCCACCTGCCCGACGCGCCGGATTGCGCGATCATGGAGGCCGTCGAGGCCGGGCGCCTCGGCGACGCCGGTGCGGCGCGCCTCGATTCGCTGCAGCGCCTGCTGGCTACCTTCGCCCCGTCGAACCGCACGGTCAGCACCGAACGCTGA
- a CDS encoding MMPL family transporter, with amino-acid sequence MKTAVSDAPPVQPHPTSRVPRWLRVLIPAALILVWFALFGLGGASFGAISDVSTNDQAQFLPASSEATKVQELQADFRGDEAIPAIVIVQRDGGLSEADTAAITELATQFQQTDGVLADGVSPAIPSEDGEAAELFVQIDTGAEVADVVAELRAQLNEAETAGLTGYLAGPAGFTADLSGAFAGIDGLLLIVALSAVFLILVIVYRSPLLPLIMLGSSLTALCAAVFTVVQLARADILLINGQTQGILFILVIGAATDYSLLYIARYREALHVHESKWTATWAALRGSWEPILASGGTVIAGLLILLFSDLNSNKILGPVAAIGIVFALLASLTLLPALMFWAGRTAFWPRRPQLGQTGPSELGIEAKGVWPRLARLIRRRPRVIWIGSTLLLVVMALGMTQLKADGVSSSEFVLGESQSRDGQALLAEHFPGGSGTPAVVIAPEDSLQETADVLLATDGVDSVSVLSADSPSGALPVTSDGVQALGAPGSAPGEPTVVDGRVLLQATLVHAGDSLEAEALVRELRAELAGVGTTADPVLVGGTTAVALDTNTAAIHDRNLVIPLVLVVIMLILMLLLRAVVAPLLLIGSVVLSFAAALGVSALVFNGVFGFPGADPVVPLFGFVFLVALGVDYNIFLMTRVREETAVHGAREGILRGLIVTGGVITSAGLVLAATFAALGVLPILFLVQLAFIVAFGVLLDTFLVRSLLIPALAYDMGRVIWWPSALARMPETPRFDAADRSPTER; translated from the coding sequence GTGAAGACAGCCGTTTCCGACGCACCCCCCGTCCAGCCGCACCCGACATCGCGTGTTCCCCGCTGGTTGCGGGTACTGATCCCCGCCGCGTTGATCCTCGTCTGGTTCGCCCTGTTCGGCCTGGGCGGCGCGTCGTTCGGTGCGATCAGCGACGTGTCAACCAACGATCAGGCACAGTTCCTCCCGGCCAGCTCCGAGGCCACCAAGGTTCAGGAGCTTCAGGCGGACTTCCGCGGCGACGAGGCGATCCCGGCCATCGTGATCGTCCAGCGCGACGGTGGGCTGAGCGAGGCGGACACCGCGGCGATCACCGAACTGGCCACGCAGTTCCAGCAGACGGACGGCGTGCTCGCCGACGGCGTCTCGCCCGCGATCCCCTCCGAGGACGGCGAGGCCGCCGAGCTGTTCGTGCAGATCGACACTGGGGCAGAGGTCGCCGACGTCGTCGCCGAGTTGCGCGCGCAGCTCAATGAGGCGGAGACCGCCGGGCTCACCGGCTATCTCGCCGGCCCGGCCGGATTCACCGCCGATCTCTCCGGGGCGTTCGCCGGCATCGACGGGCTGCTGTTGATCGTCGCGCTCTCCGCCGTGTTCCTCATCCTGGTCATCGTGTACCGCTCGCCGTTGCTGCCGCTGATCATGCTCGGATCCAGTCTCACCGCGCTGTGCGCCGCGGTCTTCACCGTCGTGCAGCTGGCCAGGGCCGACATCCTGCTGATCAACGGCCAGACCCAGGGCATCCTCTTCATCCTCGTGATCGGGGCGGCAACCGACTACTCGCTGCTCTACATCGCGCGCTACCGCGAGGCCCTGCACGTGCACGAGAGCAAGTGGACGGCGACCTGGGCTGCGCTGCGCGGCTCGTGGGAGCCGATCCTCGCATCCGGCGGCACGGTCATCGCCGGCCTGCTGATCCTGCTGTTCAGCGATCTCAACTCCAACAAGATCCTCGGTCCCGTCGCCGCGATCGGCATCGTGTTCGCGCTCCTCGCCTCGCTCACCCTGCTGCCCGCCCTCATGTTCTGGGCTGGACGCACGGCATTCTGGCCGCGCCGGCCGCAGCTCGGCCAGACCGGTCCAAGCGAGCTGGGCATCGAAGCCAAGGGCGTCTGGCCGCGTCTCGCCCGCCTCATCCGCCGCCGCCCGCGCGTGATCTGGATCGGCTCGACGCTCCTGCTGGTCGTCATGGCCCTCGGCATGACGCAGCTCAAGGCCGACGGCGTCTCGTCGAGCGAGTTCGTGCTCGGGGAGTCCCAGTCCCGTGACGGTCAGGCACTGCTGGCAGAGCACTTCCCCGGCGGTTCGGGGACCCCGGCCGTCGTGATCGCCCCGGAGGACTCGCTGCAGGAGACGGCTGACGTGCTGCTCGCCACCGACGGCGTCGACTCGGTGAGCGTGCTCTCGGCCGACTCTCCGAGCGGCGCCCTGCCCGTGACGAGCGACGGAGTCCAGGCGCTCGGCGCTCCAGGCAGCGCGCCGGGTGAGCCGACCGTCGTCGACGGACGGGTGCTGCTGCAGGCGACCCTCGTCCACGCCGGTGACTCGCTCGAGGCCGAGGCGCTCGTCCGAGAGTTGCGTGCAGAGCTCGCCGGGGTCGGAACGACGGCGGACCCGGTCCTCGTCGGCGGGACCACGGCGGTCGCTCTCGACACAAACACCGCGGCGATCCATGACCGCAACCTCGTCATTCCGCTGGTGTTGGTCGTGATCATGCTGATCCTGATGCTGCTGTTGCGCGCCGTCGTCGCGCCGCTCCTGCTGATCGGCAGCGTCGTGCTCTCCTTCGCGGCCGCCCTCGGTGTGTCGGCGCTCGTGTTCAACGGGGTGTTCGGGTTCCCGGGGGCCGACCCCGTCGTGCCGCTCTTCGGATTCGTCTTCCTGGTGGCGCTCGGTGTCGACTACAACATCTTCCTCATGACACGGGTGCGTGAGGAGACCGCGGTGCACGGAGCGCGTGAGGGGATCCTGCGCGGCCTGATCGTCACCGGCGGCGTCATCACCTCGGCTGGTCTCGTGCTCGCCGCGACCTTCGCCGCCCTCGGCGTTCTGCCCATCCTGTTCCTGGTCCAGCTCGCCTTCATCGTGGCGTTCGGCGTGCTGCTTGACACCTTCCTGGTGCGTTCCCTGCTCATTCCGGCTCTGGCATACGACATGGGGCGTGTCATCTGGTGGCCGTCGGCCCTCGCCCGGATGCCGGAGACGCCGCGATTCGACGCCGCCGATCGCTCACCGACCGAGCGGTAG